A single genomic interval of Mycolicibacterium sp. MU0053 harbors:
- a CDS encoding DUF5313 domain-containing protein, which produces MTDNNAAPTKPNPLQYVRYCYGGRLPNSMRDWVRHDLAGKGATRRMMVRMFIPAVLILAPFWLIPTTLYVHLGMTLPILIPFVYFSHALNKVWRRHMLRTHGLNPGLVDEISRQKKAHVHQAYADKYGPRIGPPSSHDV; this is translated from the coding sequence ATGACTGATAACAACGCCGCGCCGACCAAGCCGAATCCCTTGCAATACGTCCGATATTGCTACGGCGGTCGGCTGCCCAACTCGATGCGCGACTGGGTGCGCCACGACCTGGCGGGCAAGGGCGCCACCCGTCGCATGATGGTTCGGATGTTCATCCCGGCGGTGCTGATCCTCGCGCCGTTCTGGCTCATCCCCACCACGCTGTACGTGCACCTGGGCATGACGCTGCCGATCCTGATTCCGTTCGTGTACTTCTCGCACGCCTTGAACAAGGTGTGGCGGCGGCACATGTTGCGCACGCACGGCCTGAACCCCGGGTTGGTCGACGAGATCTCCCGCCAGAAGAAGGCGCACGTGCACCAGGCGTACGCGGACAAGTACGGCCCGCGCATCGGACCGCCGTCCAGCCACGACGTGTGA
- the pspM gene encoding phage shock envelope stress response protein PspM, whose amino-acid sequence MAVKPLTKQWRAVLQRGIDGASEAADLVAHKLSLAADPRARLLRKRKWALRIGLLFTFATLFCILVTVLLATWSTPAWALLIPGLLAAGAAFPATLAFLRYRWLRSTPLPPKRPAATRRLPPHGSAARPAMYALGASERGLFSLLSVMERGNLLPVGEVQDLTAVANQTATAMAATAAQVVSMEQAATTAPNSRAYLAPTINAYTAQLGIGVRQYNEMVTAAAQLVSAANGGGAPSPQLLASQHRYRSELTDATDRLLGWAQAFDELGQLRQA is encoded by the coding sequence ATGGCGGTCAAGCCTCTAACCAAGCAATGGCGAGCGGTGCTGCAACGGGGGATCGACGGCGCCAGCGAGGCCGCCGACCTGGTCGCCCACAAACTCAGCTTGGCCGCCGACCCGCGCGCCCGGTTGCTGCGTAAGCGCAAATGGGCGCTGCGGATCGGACTGCTGTTCACCTTCGCGACCCTGTTCTGCATTCTGGTGACGGTGCTGCTGGCAACCTGGAGCACGCCCGCCTGGGCGCTGCTGATCCCCGGACTGCTGGCCGCCGGCGCGGCGTTCCCGGCCACGCTGGCGTTCCTGCGATACCGGTGGCTGCGCTCGACGCCGTTGCCGCCGAAGCGGCCGGCCGCCACTCGGCGGCTGCCGCCGCACGGTTCGGCCGCGCGCCCGGCGATGTACGCCCTGGGCGCCTCGGAGCGCGGCCTGTTCTCGCTGCTGAGCGTGATGGAACGCGGCAATCTGTTGCCGGTCGGTGAGGTGCAGGATCTGACCGCGGTGGCCAACCAGACCGCGACCGCGATGGCGGCCACCGCGGCGCAGGTGGTGTCGATGGAGCAGGCGGCCACCACCGCGCCCAACTCCCGGGCCTACCTCGCGCCGACCATCAACGCCTACACCGCGCAACTGGGCATCGGTGTCCGTCAGTACAACGAGATGGTCACCGCCGCAGCGCAATTGGTATCGGCGGCCAACGGGGGCGGGGCGCCGTCACCGCAACTGCTGGCCTCGCAGCACCGCTATCGCAGCGAATTGACCGACGCGACCGACCGGCTGCTCGGCTGGGCGCAGGCGTTCGACGAACTAGGTCAGCTGCGCCAGGCCTGA
- the pspA gene encoding phage shock protein PspA: MANPFVKAWRYLMALFNSKIDEHADPKVQIQQAIEEAQRQHQALSQQAAQVIGNQRQLEMRLNRQLADIEKLQANVRQAITLADQAVGNGDATKANEYNNAAEAFAAQLVTAEQSVEDLKALHDQALQAAGQAKKAVEQNAMVLQQKISERTKLLSQLEQAKMQEQVSASLRSMTEIAAPGNTPSLDEVRDKIERRYANAMGEAELAQNSVQGRMLEVQQASVEMAGHSRLEQIRASMRGESLTSGTTGTTSGTPQASPATPAAEAAPDKPLSQ, encoded by the coding sequence ATGGCCAATCCGTTCGTTAAGGCATGGCGCTACCTGATGGCGCTGTTCAATTCGAAGATTGACGAGCATGCCGATCCGAAGGTCCAGATTCAGCAGGCCATCGAGGAGGCTCAGCGTCAGCATCAGGCCCTGTCCCAGCAGGCCGCCCAGGTGATCGGCAATCAGCGTCAGCTCGAGATGCGCCTCAACCGGCAGCTCGCCGACATCGAGAAGCTGCAGGCCAACGTCCGGCAGGCGATCACGCTCGCCGACCAGGCAGTCGGGAACGGCGACGCCACCAAGGCCAACGAGTACAACAACGCCGCCGAGGCGTTCGCGGCGCAGTTGGTGACCGCCGAGCAGAGCGTCGAGGATCTCAAGGCGCTGCACGATCAGGCGCTGCAGGCCGCCGGTCAGGCCAAGAAGGCCGTCGAGCAGAACGCGATGGTGCTGCAGCAGAAGATCAGCGAGCGGACCAAGCTGCTCAGCCAGCTCGAGCAGGCCAAGATGCAGGAGCAGGTCAGCGCGTCGCTGCGGTCGATGACCGAGATCGCCGCGCCGGGCAACACGCCGAGCCTCGATGAGGTCCGCGACAAGATCGAACGCCGCTACGCCAACGCCATGGGTGAGGCCGAACTGGCACAGAATTCGGTGCAGGGCCGCATGCTCGAGGTGCAGCAGGCCAGCGTGGAGATGGCCGGGCACTCGCGGCTCGAGCAGATCCGGGCCTCCATGCGCGGCGAGTCATTGACCTCGGGGACGACCGGGACCACGTCCGGCACCCCGCAGGCATCCCCCGCGACACCGGCCGCTGAGGCCGCCCCCGATAAGCCGCTCAGTCAGTAG
- the clgR gene encoding transcriptional regulator ClgR produces MTLLLREVVGDVLRRARTAQGRTLREVSDSARVSLGYLSEVERGRKEASSELLSAICSALDIPLSLVLTDAGEQMAHHEHAEPGAGGAARIDASTKVVIPPVKPVAMAVA; encoded by the coding sequence ATGACGTTGTTGCTGCGGGAGGTCGTTGGAGACGTGCTGCGTCGTGCCCGTACGGCCCAGGGCCGCACCCTGCGCGAGGTGTCTGACTCCGCCCGAGTCAGCCTCGGCTACCTCTCTGAGGTCGAACGGGGCCGCAAGGAGGCCTCCAGCGAGCTACTCAGCGCGATCTGCTCGGCGCTGGACATTCCGCTGTCGCTGGTGTTGACCGACGCCGGCGAGCAGATGGCCCACCACGAACACGCCGAACCCGGCGCCGGTGGCGCCGCGCGCATCGACGCCAGCACCAAGGTCGTCATCCCGCCGGTCAAGCCGGTCGCGATGGCAGTGGCCTGA
- the pgsA gene encoding CDP-diacylglycerol--glycerol-3-phosphate 3-phosphatidyltransferase — MVNAANLLTALRLVLVPVFLLVLFAGDGHEFANRIAAFAIFTVAVITDRLDGQLARKYNMVTEFGMLADPIADKLLIGSALIGLSMLGDLPWWVTVVILVREIGITVLRFAVLRRGVIPASRGGKLKALVQAVGIGLFVLPLDAWPTVWHTTASVVMGLAILLTVWTGIDYLVSAIRDFRRAPREPNATS, encoded by the coding sequence GTGGTCAATGCCGCTAACTTGTTGACCGCACTGCGGCTCGTGCTGGTTCCGGTCTTCCTGCTGGTGCTCTTCGCCGGCGACGGTCACGAATTCGCGAACCGCATCGCGGCTTTCGCGATCTTCACGGTCGCCGTGATTACCGACCGGCTCGACGGTCAGCTGGCCCGCAAATACAACATGGTGACCGAGTTCGGCATGCTCGCCGATCCGATCGCCGACAAGCTGCTGATCGGTTCGGCGCTGATCGGGCTGTCGATGCTGGGCGACCTGCCCTGGTGGGTGACGGTGGTCATCCTGGTGCGCGAGATCGGCATCACGGTGCTGCGATTCGCGGTGCTGCGCCGCGGCGTGATCCCGGCCAGCCGCGGCGGCAAGCTCAAGGCCTTGGTGCAGGCCGTCGGTATCGGACTGTTCGTGCTACCGCTGGACGCCTGGCCCACGGTTTGGCACACCACGGCCTCGGTCGTGATGGGGCTGGCGATCTTGCTCACGGTGTGGACCGGCATCGACTATCTGGTCTCGGCGATCCGGGATTTTCGCCGGGCTCCCCGGGAACCAAACGCGACGTCGTAG
- a CDS encoding amino-acid N-acetyltransferase, which produces MNEPQSTAPTVRRARTSDVPAMKRLVDTYAGKILLEKNLVTLYEAIQEFWVAELDGEIVGCGALHVMWSDLGEVRTVAVDPKVKGRGVGHAIVAKLLEVARELQLERLFVLTFETRFFSAHGFREIDGTPVTAEVYEEMCRSYDIGVAEFLDLSYVKPNILGNTRMLLIL; this is translated from the coding sequence GTGAACGAGCCGCAATCCACCGCCCCGACAGTGCGTCGCGCCCGCACCTCCGACGTGCCGGCGATGAAGCGTCTCGTGGACACCTACGCGGGCAAGATCCTGCTGGAAAAGAACCTGGTCACGCTGTACGAAGCGATCCAGGAATTCTGGGTCGCCGAGCTCGACGGCGAGATCGTCGGCTGCGGCGCGCTGCACGTGATGTGGTCGGACCTGGGTGAGGTCCGCACGGTGGCCGTCGATCCCAAGGTCAAGGGCCGCGGGGTGGGCCACGCGATCGTGGCGAAGCTGCTCGAGGTCGCCCGCGAGCTGCAGCTCGAGCGGCTGTTCGTGCTCACCTTCGAGACCCGGTTCTTCAGCGCGCACGGCTTCCGCGAGATCGACGGCACCCCGGTGACCGCCGAGGTGTACGAGGAGATGTGCCGGTCCTACGACATCGGCGTCGCCGAGTTCCTGGACCTGAGCTACGTCAAGCCCAACATCCTGGGCAACACCCGGATGCTGCTGATCCTGTAG
- a CDS encoding FtsK/SpoIIIE family DNA translocase produces MASKTAARSGAKTGRSGARSGAGSKSAARSKRPAPPRKKAPARRPQHGPSPVAAAGVAVGRASRATWLMLARGAGSTARSVGRARDIEPGHRRDGIALALLGIAGVIAASSWFDAARPVGAWIDEVLRTMVGSSVMLLPIAVATVAIALMRTAPDPEARPRLILGVAMVALPALGLWHLWSGSPEDPSARQGAAGFFGFAIGGPLSDGLTVWIAAPLLFIGVVFGLLLLTGTTIREVPATLHHMFSTRFNREYDDYYDDEYDEYAEDEAGQRDTEDFSDGYYDDPAAYQDEPQRWPGGTPYDNYPLNDETAVGLDDPPTIPEPAVAAKPRKRKPAAKTAPEPAAVAVVDRVVEGPYVLPPLDLLIAGDPPKRRSAANDAMVESISSVLQQFKVDAAVTGCTRGPTVTRYEVELGPGVKVEKITALHRNIAYAVATESVRMLAPIPGKSAVGIEVPNTDREMVRLADVLTAPSTRRDHHPLVIGLGKDIEGDFISANLAKMPHLLVAGSTGSGKSSFVNSMLVSLLARATPEEVRMILIDPKMVELTPYEGIPHLITPIITEPKKAAAALAWLVEEMEQRYQDMQASRVRHIDVFNEKVRSGEITAPLGSKREYKPYPYILAIVDELADLMMTAPRDVEDAIVRITQKARAAGIHLVLATQRPSVDVVTGLIKTNVPSRLAFATSSLTDSRVILDQQGAEKLIGMGDGLFLPMGANKPIRLQGAFITDEEIQAVVEACKDQAEPDYTDGVTAAKPGGERKDVDPDIGDDLDVLLQAVELVVSSQFGSTSMLQRKLRVGFAKAGRLMDLMETRDIVGPSEGSKAREVLVKPDELASTLALIRGDSGRAAEDSDTDDEPEF; encoded by the coding sequence TGGCAAGTAAGACCGCTGCGCGTTCCGGCGCGAAAACGGGCAGGTCAGGGGCGCGGTCGGGGGCCGGTTCGAAGTCGGCCGCGCGGTCCAAGCGGCCCGCCCCGCCACGTAAGAAGGCGCCGGCGCGTCGGCCCCAACACGGCCCGTCGCCGGTGGCGGCGGCCGGTGTCGCCGTCGGGCGGGCGTCGCGGGCCACCTGGTTGATGCTGGCGCGGGGTGCCGGCAGTACCGCGCGGTCGGTGGGCCGGGCCCGTGATATCGAACCGGGCCACCGGCGCGACGGCATCGCGCTGGCCCTTCTGGGGATCGCCGGTGTCATCGCTGCCAGTTCGTGGTTCGACGCGGCGCGGCCGGTGGGGGCGTGGATCGACGAGGTGCTGCGCACCATGGTCGGCTCGTCGGTGATGCTGCTGCCGATCGCCGTCGCGACCGTCGCGATCGCGCTGATGCGCACCGCGCCCGATCCGGAGGCGCGGCCCCGGCTGATCCTCGGCGTGGCGATGGTGGCGTTGCCGGCCCTGGGACTGTGGCATCTGTGGTCCGGTTCACCAGAGGACCCGAGCGCCCGCCAGGGTGCGGCGGGGTTCTTCGGCTTCGCGATCGGCGGACCGTTGTCGGACGGGTTGACGGTCTGGATCGCCGCACCGCTGCTGTTCATCGGCGTGGTCTTCGGGCTACTGCTGCTGACCGGCACCACCATCCGCGAGGTGCCCGCCACGCTGCACCACATGTTCAGCACCCGCTTCAACCGCGAGTACGACGACTACTACGACGATGAGTACGACGAGTACGCCGAAGATGAAGCGGGACAGCGCGATACCGAAGACTTCTCCGACGGCTATTACGACGACCCCGCGGCGTATCAGGATGAGCCACAGAGGTGGCCGGGCGGAACGCCGTACGACAACTACCCGTTGAACGACGAGACCGCCGTGGGCCTCGACGACCCGCCGACCATTCCGGAGCCCGCGGTGGCCGCCAAGCCGCGCAAGCGCAAGCCGGCCGCCAAGACCGCCCCCGAACCGGCCGCGGTCGCGGTGGTGGACCGCGTGGTGGAGGGCCCGTATGTGCTGCCGCCGCTGGATCTGTTGATTGCCGGCGATCCGCCGAAGCGGCGCAGCGCGGCCAACGACGCGATGGTCGAGTCGATTTCCTCGGTGCTGCAGCAGTTCAAGGTCGACGCCGCCGTCACCGGCTGCACCCGCGGACCCACCGTCACCCGCTACGAGGTGGAACTCGGCCCCGGCGTCAAGGTGGAGAAGATCACCGCGCTGCACCGCAACATCGCCTATGCGGTGGCCACCGAGAGCGTGCGCATGCTCGCGCCCATCCCGGGCAAGTCCGCGGTGGGTATCGAGGTCCCCAACACCGACCGCGAGATGGTCCGGCTCGCGGATGTACTGACCGCGCCCAGCACCCGGCGCGACCACCATCCGCTGGTGATAGGACTCGGCAAGGACATCGAGGGCGACTTCATCTCGGCCAACCTGGCCAAGATGCCGCACCTGCTGGTGGCCGGATCCACCGGTTCCGGTAAGTCCAGCTTCGTCAACTCGATGCTGGTCTCGCTGCTGGCGCGGGCCACCCCCGAGGAGGTCAGGATGATCCTGATCGACCCGAAGATGGTGGAACTGACGCCGTATGAGGGCATCCCGCACCTCATCACCCCCATCATCACCGAGCCGAAGAAGGCCGCGGCGGCGTTGGCCTGGTTGGTCGAGGAGATGGAGCAGCGCTACCAGGACATGCAGGCCTCCCGGGTGCGTCACATCGACGTGTTCAACGAGAAGGTGCGCTCCGGCGAGATCACGGCCCCGCTGGGCAGCAAGCGGGAATACAAGCCCTACCCGTACATCCTGGCCATCGTCGACGAGCTCGCCGATCTGATGATGACCGCGCCCCGCGACGTCGAGGACGCCATCGTGCGGATCACCCAGAAGGCCCGTGCGGCCGGCATCCACCTGGTGCTGGCCACCCAGCGCCCCTCGGTGGACGTCGTGACCGGGCTGATCAAGACGAACGTGCCGTCGCGGCTGGCGTTTGCGACGTCGTCGCTGACCGACAGCCGCGTCATCCTCGATCAGCAGGGCGCGGAGAAGCTGATCGGCATGGGCGACGGCCTGTTTCTCCCGATGGGCGCCAACAAGCCCATCCGGCTGCAGGGCGCGTTCATCACCGACGAGGAGATCCAGGCCGTCGTCGAGGCCTGCAAGGACCAGGCCGAGCCCGACTACACCGACGGCGTGACCGCCGCCAAGCCCGGCGGCGAGCGCAAGGACGTCGACCCCGACATCGGTGACGACCTGGACGTGCTGCTGCAGGCCGTCGAGCTGGTGGTGTCCTCGCAGTTCGGCTCCACCTCGATGCTGCAGCGCAAGCTGCGGGTCGGGTTCGCCAAGGCGGGCCGGCTGATGGACCTGATGGAGACACGCGACATCGTCGGGCCGTCCGAGGGGTCCAAGGCACGCGAGGTGCTGGTCAAGCCCGACGAGCTGGCCTCGACGCTGGCGCTGATCCGCGGCGACAGCGGCCGCGCGGCCGAGGACTCCGACACCGACGACGAGCCGGAGTTTTAG